One window from the genome of Leptospira ryugenii encodes:
- a CDS encoding PilZ domain-containing protein has translation MSNQTEKRKHVRVKPLPEEPVEVHLMGTSLIDVLHANDISMGGIGIVAPHHFDEWDMHEKVEILVALPGDLADFRARGVIKQIGKKSETQGLYGVQFTDMGPKGKQDLLLYINRLIRKNRALK, from the coding sequence ATGTCCAACCAAACGGAAAAGAGAAAACACGTCCGCGTCAAACCATTGCCAGAGGAGCCTGTTGAAGTGCATCTTATGGGAACGAGTCTGATTGATGTACTCCATGCGAACGATATCAGTATGGGTGGGATTGGTATTGTCGCTCCGCACCATTTTGATGAATGGGATATGCATGAAAAAGTGGAAATCTTGGTTGCCTTACCGGGTGATTTGGCCGACTTCCGGGCGAGAGGAGTCATCAAACAAATCGGAAAAAAATCAGAGACCCAAGGATTGTATGGAGTGCAGTTCACAGACATGGGTCCAAAAGGGAAACAGGATCTTTTGCTGTACATCAATCGTTTGATAAGAAAAAACAGAGCCTTGAAATAA
- a CDS encoding Lsa36 family surface (lipo)protein, with protein MKVLKKQKTIVFPVFFVSILSFIHPSLLQAEVTCTGAACTVLPASIRTQLNSVDQAFQTQYTDKVLESMAESAILTNINSSLMGPGLVNRFQIGAGMGLAGQRKEDITVQYQSLTFDKLPNVGASISPNLMFAVNLGWLTGGGPSDTEADLKTFLHRFNLYVHGFQFNFSNGDVQKAIEAQNKNLDLGGDITNAGFMLRFHLYESYSDGWGLFEFSGISIGMGMHYQRQRINLSYDDNKVQAITLGPAIGTWGGATKFDYNSTLTSVPLDVRTGFRMFYILNFFVGGGTSLNFGSTNLSLQREGPLVLAIDSSSLTSSLSAELAALVPSSQLSQTRTGTLALDLSGSATAPNTTNYVLAGLELNVFLTKLTVEAMASQRVQSVMVGAKVAF; from the coding sequence ATGAAGGTTCTGAAAAAACAAAAGACGATAGTTTTTCCGGTATTCTTTGTTTCCATCCTCTCCTTCATTCATCCCAGCCTTCTACAAGCAGAAGTCACTTGCACAGGCGCGGCTTGTACCGTACTTCCTGCAAGCATACGCACACAGTTAAACTCTGTGGACCAGGCATTCCAGACCCAATACACAGACAAAGTATTAGAATCCATGGCGGAATCGGCTATCCTTACCAACATCAACTCCTCTTTGATGGGACCAGGCCTCGTAAATCGATTTCAAATCGGAGCTGGGATGGGTCTTGCTGGACAGAGAAAGGAAGACATTACTGTCCAATACCAATCTTTAACTTTTGATAAATTACCCAATGTAGGTGCTTCGATTTCGCCAAACTTGATGTTTGCTGTCAATTTAGGTTGGTTAACGGGAGGGGGTCCCTCAGATACTGAGGCTGACCTAAAGACATTTTTACATCGATTCAATCTTTATGTCCATGGTTTTCAGTTCAATTTTTCCAATGGCGATGTACAAAAAGCCATCGAGGCACAGAATAAAAATTTGGACTTGGGCGGAGATATCACAAACGCAGGTTTCATGTTACGATTTCACCTTTACGAGAGTTATTCGGATGGCTGGGGACTGTTTGAATTTTCTGGTATCTCCATCGGAATGGGTATGCACTACCAAAGGCAAAGGATCAATCTATCCTACGACGATAACAAAGTTCAGGCCATAACCTTAGGTCCTGCCATTGGTACCTGGGGCGGAGCAACAAAGTTCGACTACAATAGTACTCTGACAAGTGTCCCCTTAGATGTCCGCACAGGATTTCGGATGTTTTACATATTGAACTTCTTTGTAGGTGGAGGGACAAGTTTGAACTTTGGTTCCACAAACCTTTCCTTACAAAGAGAAGGACCTCTGGTCCTTGCGATTGATTCCTCGTCTTTAACCTCTAGCCTTTCGGCAGAATTGGCGGCTTTGGTTCCTAGCTCTCAACTCAGCCAAACCCGGACAGGCACACTTGCTTTGGACTTGAGCGGCTCTGCCACTGCCCCCAATACTACCAATTATGTTTTGGCGGGACTTGAGCTGAATGTTTTCCTCACCAAATTGACAGTGGAAGCCATGGCCTCCCAAAGGGTCCAATCGGTGATGGTGGGTGCCAAGGTCGCTTTCTAA
- a CDS encoding ACT domain-containing protein — MTAQTSTEIKKPILHVSCVPRKDTTLLKISFSQDEVGILYRVTSVLYNHGWDILEAVAETSNDGHVQDLFVIRSWTGGEMTESLLSQIRKDLYSLFYESLSVEAYLHSYSKDFILSRKVGDPEASLKLYNPISSDFTVMDLRMKDTPGILFQITEALYQLGIDIISFTANSHDGKIRDSFLLRTSVSGDKLDEKTLFPLLRSKLETFL, encoded by the coding sequence ATGACCGCACAAACGAGTACTGAAATCAAAAAACCAATCCTCCATGTATCCTGTGTACCGAGAAAGGACACCACCCTTCTCAAGATTTCCTTTTCCCAAGATGAAGTGGGCATCCTCTACCGTGTGACATCTGTTCTCTACAACCATGGTTGGGATATATTGGAGGCGGTGGCGGAAACCAGCAACGACGGCCACGTACAGGATCTCTTTGTGATCCGAAGTTGGACAGGCGGGGAAATGACAGAATCCTTACTTTCCCAAATCCGAAAGGATTTGTATTCACTCTTCTACGAATCGCTTTCTGTTGAGGCGTATTTACACTCCTACTCCAAAGATTTTATCCTATCAAGAAAGGTAGGTGATCCAGAAGCATCTTTGAAGCTCTATAATCCCATCTCCTCGGACTTTACTGTCATGGACTTACGGATGAAGGATACACCTGGAATTCTCTTCCAAATCACAGAAGCACTTTACCAACTCGGAATCGACATCATCAGCTTTACTGCAAATTCCCATGATGGGAAGATCAGGGACAGCTTTCTACTCCGAACATCTGTTTCTGGTGACAAACTGGATGAAAAGACACTCTTCCCCTTACTACGCTCAAAACTAGAAACCTTTCTCTAG
- a CDS encoding MFS transporter produces MQADSKKTKLVLFLIVFSDMMGFSLLFPLFPKTITHFLYSGNDPIFLLIHRWAQWLGEGGDPKFTLVLFGGILGSLYSLLQFVSAPIWGKLSDRYGRKKILSLTTIGAVFGYILWLFSSQFWLFVLSRVITGCMGGNISVASAAMADHTDEKSRAAGMGLIGAGIGLGFVTGPLLGGISSTWTFLDSYFQSGYLVIFPASALLAVVVALLNYLFIQVYLPESQPKNRNGEMIHPFLAMRRLESKHLIRICLLNLLFLTSFSGFEFVLNFHLSELFGFPPKQIGFTFLFIGIIIIFVQGGLLRKISGKVKEKKIVFYGIVSVFVGLCLLVSMPNVALYFVALFFMAFGAALVNPGLSSFASLQSRAEEQGLALGLFRSFGSLARGLSPILFSILFFQKGPQFTYSVSLVLLLFFWILLLSTKEKETKA; encoded by the coding sequence ATGCAGGCAGATTCAAAAAAAACAAAACTCGTTTTATTTTTGATCGTTTTCTCGGATATGATGGGTTTTTCTCTTTTATTTCCCTTATTCCCCAAAACGATCACCCATTTTTTATATTCAGGCAATGATCCGATTTTTTTGCTTATCCATCGATGGGCACAATGGTTAGGTGAAGGTGGAGACCCAAAATTCACCTTGGTTTTATTTGGGGGCATCTTGGGCTCACTCTACTCCTTGTTGCAATTTGTATCTGCTCCCATTTGGGGGAAGTTATCAGATCGATATGGAAGAAAGAAAATTCTAAGTCTTACAACTATTGGTGCAGTTTTTGGGTATATCTTATGGTTGTTTTCTTCCCAGTTTTGGCTATTCGTACTTTCGAGAGTGATTACTGGCTGTATGGGTGGAAATATCTCTGTCGCCTCCGCTGCTATGGCAGATCATACCGACGAAAAATCGAGAGCAGCGGGCATGGGTTTAATTGGCGCAGGGATTGGCTTGGGTTTTGTCACTGGACCTTTGTTAGGCGGAATTTCATCTACTTGGACATTTTTGGATTCATATTTCCAAAGCGGATATCTTGTGATTTTTCCTGCTTCAGCACTTTTGGCTGTTGTCGTTGCGCTCTTAAACTATCTTTTTATCCAGGTTTACCTACCAGAATCCCAACCCAAAAACAGAAATGGAGAGATGATCCATCCATTTTTGGCTATGCGTCGATTGGAATCTAAACATTTGATCCGCATTTGTTTACTCAATTTATTATTTCTCACCAGTTTTTCTGGTTTCGAGTTTGTCTTGAACTTTCACTTATCAGAATTGTTTGGATTCCCTCCTAAACAGATCGGTTTTACATTTTTATTTATAGGCATTATCATTATATTTGTACAGGGGGGCTTACTCAGAAAAATTTCAGGCAAAGTAAAGGAAAAGAAAATAGTATTCTATGGGATCGTCAGTGTTTTTGTCGGCCTTTGCCTTTTGGTTTCGATGCCAAATGTAGCACTTTATTTTGTGGCACTTTTTTTTATGGCGTTTGGAGCCGCTTTAGTAAACCCAGGTCTTTCCTCCTTTGCATCTTTGCAAAGCCGGGCCGAAGAACAAGGCTTAGCTTTGGGACTGTTTAGAAGTTTTGGTTCACTGGCCCGAGGGCTGTCACCCATACTCTTTTCGATTCTATTTTTCCAAAAGGGGCCCCAGTTTACCTATTCTGTTTCCCTAGTGCTTCTGCTCTTCTTTTGGATCCTCCTACTATCAACTAAGGAGAAAGAAACAAAGGCCTAG
- a CDS encoding phasin-related domain-containing protein encodes MEKLVMDVVNAGIALFRSGEEKFKAAVVDLEKVYNELKAKGELDKSPESQKIRDLLSKTITDAQDAIGKTNASYEEVVAKLQANYQSIYAQIDSALPPQVKEKAKQALDELKVLIEKVKNK; translated from the coding sequence ATGGAAAAATTGGTAATGGATGTAGTCAATGCTGGAATCGCTCTTTTCCGTTCTGGAGAAGAAAAGTTCAAAGCTGCAGTGGTAGACCTGGAAAAAGTTTACAACGAATTGAAAGCGAAAGGTGAGCTAGACAAATCACCAGAATCACAAAAAATCAGAGACCTTTTAAGCAAAACGATCACTGATGCGCAAGATGCTATTGGGAAAACCAATGCGAGCTACGAAGAAGTGGTAGCAAAACTCCAAGCAAATTATCAGTCTATCTATGCGCAAATTGATAGCGCTCTTCCTCCACAAGTTAAGGAAAAAGCAAAACAAGCATTAGATGAACTTAAAGTTTTGATTGAAAAAGTTAAAAACAAATAA